Proteins from a single region of bacterium:
- a CDS encoding YceI family protein, whose protein sequence is MEAQYTRVVDGRVVPVAGEWVIDGPHSSVAFAARHLLTAMRGRFREVSGTVTVAEEPEKSRAEVRIAAASIDTAHPQADEHLRGPLFLDVERYPVLTFSGSGARPTGADRWELPGELTVRDMTLPLVLSTRFLGAVRHPHLRLAKMSFEATACLRRDDFGVAGYMDVHAPGLPDVVLVGREVEIRLDVEADLPLPEQE, encoded by the coding sequence GTGGAGGCGCAGTACACGCGGGTCGTCGACGGTCGCGTCGTGCCGGTTGCCGGGGAGTGGGTGATCGACGGGCCGCATTCCTCGGTGGCCTTTGCCGCCCGCCACCTGCTGACCGCCATGCGCGGGCGCTTCCGGGAGGTCTCCGGGACGGTCACGGTCGCCGAGGAGCCGGAGAAATCGCGGGCCGAGGTGCGCATCGCCGCGGCGAGCATCGACACGGCGCATCCGCAGGCCGACGAGCATCTCCGCGGCCCACTCTTCCTGGACGTCGAGCGCTATCCCGTGCTCACGTTCAGCGGCAGCGGGGCGCGACCCACCGGCGCCGACCGCTGGGAGTTGCCCGGCGAGCTGACGGTGCGGGACATGACACTGCCTCTGGTGCTGTCGACCCGGTTCCTGGGCGCGGTGCGCCACCCGCATCTGCGGTTGGCGAAGATGTCCTTCGAGGCCACAGCCTGTCTCCGGCGTGACGACTTCGGTGTGGCGGGCTACATGGACGTGCACGCCCCGGGCCTGCCCGATGTGGTGCTGGTCGGCCGGGAGGTGGAGATCCGTCTCGACGTGGAAGCCGATCTCCCTCTCCCCGAGCAGGAGTGA
- a CDS encoding Gfo/Idh/MocA family oxidoreductase: protein MTSANEPVRLGVVGLGWWGGELADAATRSGAAEVVACYARTESARLAFADERGCRAATSFNDLISADDVEGVVLATPHTTHGDQVGEVAAAGKGVLVDKPFTLTVADGRRAVTAARDAGTVLMVGHQRRRLAAVRRIRALLDEGALGTPLLATSVFVVHRGFPATWRSSRNESPLGGMTGLGVHMIDTFHYLVGPIQRVSAFSNGVLDGEPLDHATGLLFEFASGAVGNLVTSHYNPFTEEFCIFGSSASASSQDEGTRLFTQQRGEMQRDEVPLEETDPLAEQLAEFAGAIRGQGPVETDGAVGLAVIAVLEAAMASVERGEAVAVAEFAGN from the coding sequence ATGACGAGCGCGAACGAGCCGGTGCGTCTGGGAGTCGTGGGGCTCGGCTGGTGGGGCGGCGAACTGGCCGACGCCGCCACCCGCAGCGGCGCAGCCGAGGTGGTGGCGTGCTATGCGCGCACCGAGTCGGCTCGGCTGGCCTTCGCCGATGAGCGCGGCTGCCGGGCGGCGACGTCGTTCAACGACCTGATCAGCGCCGACGACGTGGAGGGCGTCGTCCTGGCCACGCCGCACACCACCCATGGCGACCAGGTCGGCGAGGTGGCGGCTGCCGGCAAGGGTGTGCTGGTCGACAAGCCGTTCACGCTGACGGTTGCCGACGGCCGGCGCGCCGTGACCGCGGCGCGGGATGCCGGCACGGTGCTGATGGTGGGCCACCAGCGGCGGCGCCTCGCCGCGGTGCGTCGCATCCGGGCGCTTCTCGACGAGGGGGCCCTCGGAACGCCGCTGCTGGCCACGTCGGTCTTCGTCGTGCACCGCGGTTTCCCAGCCACCTGGCGTTCCTCCCGGAACGAGAGCCCTCTGGGCGGCATGACCGGATTGGGCGTCCACATGATCGACACGTTCCACTACCTCGTGGGCCCGATCCAGCGGGTGAGTGCGTTCAGCAACGGCGTCCTGGATGGCGAGCCCCTCGACCACGCCACGGGGCTGCTGTTCGAGTTCGCCTCGGGCGCCGTCGGGAATCTGGTCACCTCCCACTACAACCCGTTCACCGAGGAGTTCTGCATCTTCGGCTCGTCGGCGTCGGCCTCCAGCCAGGACGAGGGGACGCGGCTGTTCACCCAGCAGCGGGGCGAGATGCAGCGCGACGAGGTGCCGCTGGAGGAGACCGATCCCCTCGCCGAGCAACTCGCGGAGTTCGCCGGCGCCATCAGGGGACAGGGCCCCGTCGAGACCGACGGCGCGGTGGGCCTGGCCGTCATCGCGGTGCTGGAGGCCGCCATGGCCTCGGTCGAACGCGGCGAAGCGGTCGCCGTGGCCGAGTTCGCCGGCAACTAG
- a CDS encoding Xaa-Pro peptidase family protein gives MSQSPGPASGHAKGPFAVDWEERYDMPRLRRERVAAAQREVVAAGVDALMVWKDENVRYLTSLRAQLIAGKTMALNGALLTPAGEPVLLCSGGEIDKARANMPWIAEAHAIPIMEQAELVDGFVASILRPILAERGLGSGRLGVDAGNVSFIDAMRRHLPDLELVDGDTVMQRARLIKTDVEIAIIAEACAVGDAVTQRALDETRAGRRELEVAGDAMQTLFHLGGEMAHVITPFVASGEHMSPPHRLATDKLMRNSDLCFIDIGAMWNGYFADIGRTTIIGRPNRRQQEIYTAVHRGLMAGIDRMRPGCTTADATDAIVEVIGEFGLAENLFSLFIGHGIGVGANEPPYIGENMPGATDTEFRPGMVFAVEPLVWVPDVPGGGGVRIEDMVLVTADEPVVLSRVEYEERLLL, from the coding sequence ATGTCCCAGTCCCCCGGTCCCGCCTCCGGCCACGCCAAGGGCCCCTTCGCGGTGGACTGGGAGGAGCGCTACGACATGCCGCGGCTGCGGCGGGAGCGGGTCGCCGCCGCGCAACGTGAAGTCGTCGCGGCGGGTGTCGACGCCCTGATGGTGTGGAAGGACGAGAACGTCCGCTACCTCACGTCGCTGCGGGCGCAACTCATCGCCGGCAAGACGATGGCGCTGAACGGCGCCCTGCTGACGCCGGCGGGCGAACCGGTGCTGCTGTGCTCGGGCGGGGAGATCGACAAGGCCCGCGCAAACATGCCGTGGATCGCCGAGGCGCACGCCATCCCCATCATGGAGCAGGCCGAGCTCGTGGACGGGTTCGTGGCGAGCATCCTGCGCCCGATCCTGGCCGAGCGGGGCCTCGGCAGCGGGCGCCTGGGGGTGGACGCCGGCAACGTGTCGTTCATCGACGCCATGCGCCGCCACCTGCCCGACCTGGAACTCGTCGACGGCGACACCGTGATGCAACGGGCGCGGCTCATCAAGACCGACGTCGAGATCGCCATCATCGCCGAGGCCTGCGCCGTCGGCGACGCCGTCACGCAGCGAGCGCTCGACGAGACGAGGGCGGGCCGGCGCGAGCTGGAGGTCGCCGGCGACGCCATGCAGACGCTCTTCCACCTCGGCGGCGAGATGGCGCACGTCATCACGCCGTTCGTGGCCTCCGGCGAGCACATGTCGCCCCCGCACCGCCTCGCCACCGACAAGCTGATGCGCAACAGCGACCTCTGCTTCATCGACATCGGTGCCATGTGGAACGGCTACTTCGCCGACATCGGCCGCACCACGATCATCGGCCGCCCCAACCGCCGCCAGCAGGAGATCTACACCGCCGTCCACCGGGGGCTGATGGCCGGGATCGACAGGATGCGGCCTGGCTGCACCACCGCCGACGCCACCGACGCCATCGTGGAAGTGATCGGCGAGTTCGGTTTGGCGGAGAACCTGTTCAGCCTGTTCATCGGCCACGGCATCGGCGTCGGGGCCAACGAGCCGCCCTACATCGGGGAGAACATGCCCGGCGCCACCGACACCGAGTTCCGCCCGGGCATGGTGTTCGCGGTGGAGCCCCTGGTGTGGGTGCCGGACGTACCGGGCGGCGGCGGGGTGCGGATCGAGGACATGGTGCTGGTGACCGCCGACGAGCCGGTCGTCCTGTCCCGTGTGGAGTACGAGGAAAGGCTGCTGCTATGA
- a CDS encoding phytanoyl-CoA dioxygenase family protein, whose translation MALTATQIDAYERDGYLIVRDALTAAELAELRDTCDFFARQALELTEDSDVIELDDAPHLADGPPLIRRIKSPHTNHETFAKMLAHPGILDVTEDLIGGDIRWMHSKLNAKQPGGGGIGEWHTDWGYYPHTNDSVLEVGIAIDPCTEASGCMLVVPGTHAGRAYDHSQNGRFVGGVRPGEFDPADVVPVELQPGDISLHHVRLLHGSAQNHTDQQRRLLLHGYTAADAWPIMARSQPSDWPEWDAQILRGSPTTHARLEQCPVAIPLPDPPAFGLFKLQAMMEESHFAEAAS comes from the coding sequence ATGGCTCTGACCGCAACCCAGATCGATGCCTACGAGCGCGACGGCTACCTGATCGTGCGCGACGCGCTCACAGCCGCGGAGTTGGCGGAGTTGCGCGACACCTGCGATTTCTTCGCCCGTCAGGCCCTCGAGCTGACCGAGGACTCCGACGTCATCGAACTCGACGACGCCCCGCACCTGGCGGACGGGCCGCCGCTGATCCGCCGGATCAAGAGCCCGCACACCAACCACGAGACGTTCGCCAAGATGCTGGCGCATCCCGGGATCCTGGACGTCACCGAGGACCTCATCGGCGGTGACATCCGCTGGATGCACTCCAAGCTCAACGCCAAGCAGCCCGGTGGCGGCGGGATCGGCGAGTGGCACACCGACTGGGGCTACTACCCGCACACCAACGACTCGGTCCTCGAGGTCGGCATCGCCATCGATCCGTGCACCGAGGCCAGCGGCTGCATGCTGGTGGTGCCCGGCACTCACGCAGGCCGCGCCTACGACCACAGCCAGAACGGGCGCTTCGTGGGTGGCGTGCGGCCCGGCGAGTTCGACCCCGCCGACGTGGTGCCGGTGGAGTTGCAGCCCGGCGACATCTCGCTGCACCACGTCCGGCTGCTGCACGGCTCGGCCCAGAACCACACCGACCAGCAGCGGCGACTCCTGCTGCACGGCTACACCGCGGCCGACGCCTGGCCGATCATGGCCCGCAGCCAGCCGTCGGACTGGCCCGAGTGGGACGCCCAGATCCTGCGCGGCAGCCCGACCACCCACGCCCGCCTGGAGCAGTGTCCCGTGGCGATTCCGCTGCCCGATCCGCCGGCCTTCGGGCTGTTCAAGCTGCAGGCCATGATGGAGGAGTCGCACTTCGCCGAGGCGGCCTCGTAG
- a CDS encoding thiamine diphosphokinase, translated as MSLHAWIVTGGEPPDPDLLGELAPPQLVVAADSGADVARGLGVLPDVIVGDFDSVTPAAAAAVAEQCRFPVDKDATDLALALAEAHHRGAGSITVVGGSGGRLDHFLANVAALTCDDLAPVRVDALMGPARLWVVRGRQTVSGKVGRVVTLLACGGPATGVRTTGLAWALEGETLEAGSTRGVSNVFTAPEATVTLETGVVLAIRP; from the coding sequence GTGAGCCTGCACGCCTGGATCGTCACCGGGGGTGAGCCACCCGATCCCGACCTGCTCGGCGAGTTGGCGCCCCCGCAGTTGGTCGTGGCGGCCGACTCGGGTGCCGATGTGGCCCGGGGCCTCGGGGTGCTCCCCGACGTGATCGTGGGCGACTTCGACTCGGTCACGCCGGCAGCGGCTGCCGCGGTCGCCGAGCAGTGCCGCTTCCCGGTCGACAAGGATGCCACCGACCTGGCTCTGGCCCTTGCCGAGGCCCATCACAGGGGTGCGGGGAGCATCACCGTCGTGGGCGGTTCCGGCGGGCGCCTCGATCACTTCCTGGCCAACGTGGCGGCGCTGACGTGCGATGATCTGGCCCCGGTGCGGGTGGACGCCCTCATGGGGCCGGCCCGGCTGTGGGTCGTGCGGGGGCGGCAGACCGTCAGCGGGAAGGTGGGCCGGGTCGTCACCCTCCTGGCCTGCGGGGGTCCCGCAACCGGGGTGCGCACCACGGGCCTGGCATGGGCCCTGGAAGGCGAGACCCTGGAGGCGGGCTCCACCCGCGGCGTCAGCAACGTCTTCACGGCTCCCGAGGCCACTGTGACGCTCGAGACGGGGGTGGTCCTGGCGATCCGGCCCTGA